From the genome of Triticum aestivum cultivar Chinese Spring chromosome 3B, IWGSC CS RefSeq v2.1, whole genome shotgun sequence, one region includes:
- the LOC123066962 gene encoding uncharacterized protein, producing the protein MTKIFRCSYYRSKQPEEVEESAAGEYEYVDLEDGQGKRGGRGEKPESGGGVDSDGPLTIDVVGTILIGISCIMVGCFFLGGSYLQAGGLAGQDVALLVITGALLLAVGAAALAGLALRGYTVSSWFRVSN; encoded by the exons ATGACGAAGATTTTCAG gtgCAGCTACTATCGGTCGAAGCAACCCGAGGAGGTCGAAGAATCGGCGGCGGGGGAGTACGAGTACGTGGATCTCGAGGACGGCCAAGGCAAGCGTGGAGGCCGCGGCGAGAAGCCGGAATCCGGCGGCGGCGTGGACTCTGATGGGCCGCTCACGATCGACGTCGTTGGCACCATTCTCATCGGCATCTCGTGCATAATGGTAGGCTGCTTCTTCCTGGGTGGCTCCTACCTCCAGGCCGGCGGCCTGGCGGGGCAAGACGTCGCCCTCCTGGTCATCACCGGCGCCTTGCTGCTCGCTGTCGGGGCCGCCGCTTTGGCCGGTCTGGCCTTGCGAGGCTACACTGTCTCCTCGTGGTTTAGGGTTTCTAATTGA
- the LOC123072789 gene encoding uncharacterized protein, protein MGNAGSAGSPEQAKKPEQADGGGGGGAPPSTVRFFPAAAQHTARQPPPIKLEGEDLPPPPAEGVEEDMAAPRNLWQVYALGAFLVARWGWAKWQESKDRDDSADGQLPPPAASS, encoded by the exons ATGGGCAACGCCGGGAGCGCGGGCTCGCCGGAGCAGGCGAAGAAGCCGGAGCAGGccgacggcgggggcgggggcggggcccCGCCGTCCACGGTGCGgttcttccccgccgccgcgcaGCACACGGCCAGGCAGCCGCCGCCGATTAAGCTGGAGGGGGaggacctgccgccgccgccggccgaggGCGTGGAGGAGGACATGGCCGCCCCCCGCAACCTCTGGCAG GTGTACGCGCTGGGAGCGTTCCTCGTGGCGCGATGGGGCTGGGCCAAGTGGCAGGAGAGCAAGGACCGAGACGACTCCGCGGATGGCCAGTTGCCGCCGCCGGCTGCTTCATCCTAG
- the LOC123072788 gene encoding uncharacterized protein, producing the protein MTKILSFSRSKRAGPADEEESAAMAAAGEYRDLEGGGGNKDDQGAPAGRGDVGLFLAGLAAYFVSFIGIYYILLGKFYLPPEAGEDGGGPVVVAGAALLAVAGATAGGVISACCCCRRASPPADDEPSLVS; encoded by the exons ATGACCAAGATTCTCAG CTTCTCCCGGTCGAAGCGGGCCGGTCCGGCGGACGAGGAGGAGTCGGCGGCAATGGCGGCTGCAGGGGAGTACAGGGacctcgagggcggcggcggcaacaAGGACGACCAAGGGGCCCCGGCGGGCCGTGGCGACGTCGGGCTGTTCCTCGCCGGCCTCGCGGCATACTTCGTGTCCTTCATCGGCATCTACTACATACTGCTCGGCAAATTCTACCTCCCGCCCGAGGCGGGGGAGGACGGCGGCGGGCcggtcgtcgtcgccggcgccgctcTCCTGGCCGTCGCCGGGGCCACCGCGGGCGGCGTGATCtccgcctgctgctgctgccgccgcgcctcgccgccagCGGATGATGAGCCGTCGTTAGTTAGTTGA
- the LOC123066961 gene encoding uncharacterized protein, with amino-acid sequence MTKIFRSSFYRSKQPEPLPEKEEEESAAGEYVDLEDGQGKHVKTPGCGGGGSSDSLALGRGICYILLGCALLGCSYLVPKPAQHSHFAAMIGALYLAIGAAALARYACTSRWRSSDSD; translated from the exons ATGACGAAGATTTTCAG GAGCAGCTTCTACAGGTCCAAGCAACCCGAGCctctgccggagaaggaagaggaggaaTCGGCGGCGGGCGAGTACGTGGATCTCGAGGACGGCCAAGGCAAGCATGTCAAGACGCCTGGATGCGGCGGAGGCGGCTCCAGTGACTCGCTCGCCCTCGGTCGGGGCATCTGCTACATACTGCTGGGCTGCGCCTTGCTGGGCTGCTCCTACCTCGTGCCCAAACCGGCGCAGCACAGCCACTTCGCAGCCATGATCGGCGCCTTGTACCTCGCCATTGGGGCTGCCGCTCTGGCACGCTACGCTTGCACCTCGAGGTGGCGGTCGTCGGATTCTGATTGA